TGCTGCCATTCAAATTGCTGCCATTGAGGTTGCTACCATTTACTGATATTCCATTCATTTTCACTCCATTAACGCTAATCCCATTTAGTGTTACTCCATTGAGGTTGCTGCCATTTAACTGAGTTCCGTTAACGGCAAGGCCATTCACAGCAAGGCCAGCGTTTGCATTTGGAGAGAAAGCCGCAACACTCAAAGCAGTCAGTGTGACAATAGACAGAAAGCGTGAATTCACCGTTAATAACCTCTTAATGATGTAGCAAAGATGCCTACAAAAGGGAAAACCCAAATTCCAGTCAAAAAATGATGACATTTGAAATTTTTTAAGAATCAGCTGAGCGCTTCACACTTCAAGGTATTTGTTATTTGCCTCTGCCTTGTGACTGTCTAACCCTCACAATGTACCTACTCAGAAGTACAAGGAAATATGTTCTAGAGCTTATGTTTTCAGGATGAGAACAATAGTGGTAGATCCACCCTTATGGGGGAAGGAAATGGAGCGATCTCTTGGCTAAGATAAAAACAATAAAGCGATATCCCAAAGCGAATTAAATTTTATAGCAAACCGCCTCCCAGCCTTATATTATGGGAGGCTTATAATTTTTAAACTCAACAGTTGAGCTTTGGAACGAGCCTTAGAAAATAGTTTACAAAGCTGCATGACTTAAGTCATGGGTGTTTCGTTGCACTTTGTGACCTTTTCCCTAGGTTTATTAGCTGCATCCTCCTCTACGATTAAGACAACTCCTAGGAGTAGACTCTAAAAGCCGCAGTTCAGTCGGCTAGAAAGGGGTGGAACGGGTGAAAGATTGGGCCAAACTTAGATTTAGGGTGCCAACTTGGTTGGTTGGAACTTTGGTGCTGGGCTTATTAGCGGGTGGAGGCTATACCGCTTACAGCCGCATGACCACAGGGCAACGACAGGAAGCAAGCCGCCGCGTCCAAACTGCTACCGTAGAGCGTATCAGTTTGCCGATCACGATCGCCGCCAATGGTACTGTTCAGCCAGAGCGATCGATCAATGTCAGCCCCAAGAACTCCGGGGTTTTGAAAGAATTGCTGGTGAAAGAGGGCGATCGCGTTGAAGCAGGGCAAGTTTTAGCCTACATGGATAGCTCCAATTTGCAGGGGCAACTTACCCAATCTAAAGCTCAAGTCGCATCGGCCCAAGCTA
This region of Trichocoleus desertorum NBK24 genomic DNA includes:
- a CDS encoding pentapeptide repeat-containing protein, whose protein sequence is MNSRFLSIVTLTALSVAAFSPNANAGLAVNGLAVNGTQLNGSNLNGVTLNGISVNGVKMNGISVNGSNLNGSNLNGSNLNGVNLNGRNVNGQESQNAAVTASQETGMVLSSPEFTEIQVEEGRLVGIK